From Methanobacterium bryantii, a single genomic window includes:
- a CDS encoding ABC transporter permease: MKVIALAKKEAQDILTNRIYIMVVFVQIFIILGAFGLGVGSAVITDPGLLDKFGVTSHLTVGISENLKNSTIANDLSAQKLNVVYFKNMSKADKLLGSELIAVVTVSSSPKQDIVVQSDTSNPFYPIVSEKISDAVNKFKLEKKLQSAGISKEMIQKIENPVILNQINSNEDNIAKLALNTSYFVEIMYGFIVPFVLLLPFFLASNIVTDSIVGEKERKTFEMILMTPISSSMVVIGKILPILSFSLIQSIAWIILLDLLGVPIYNVFVLIFMLIFMGLAFIGIGILISMLVDSTKEANSAITLALMFATFILFMPLFIKMPYLEGILNIIPTVLMVKLSSTPIISWDMMLFFIPTILASTLIFAMAVTYFRHERAIRL; this comes from the coding sequence ATGAAGGTAATCGCACTTGCAAAAAAAGAAGCTCAAGATATATTGACCAACCGAATTTACATCATGGTTGTGTTTGTTCAGATATTTATAATTCTTGGGGCGTTTGGTTTGGGGGTAGGAAGTGCTGTTATAACTGATCCTGGACTTCTGGATAAGTTTGGAGTTACGTCCCATCTTACAGTGGGGATTTCTGAAAATTTAAAAAATTCAACCATTGCAAATGATCTAAGTGCCCAAAAACTGAATGTAGTTTATTTCAAAAATATGAGTAAAGCTGATAAATTGCTTGGATCAGAATTAATTGCTGTAGTTACGGTTTCATCTTCTCCAAAACAGGATATAGTTGTTCAATCAGATACATCTAATCCTTTTTACCCAATAGTGTCTGAAAAAATAAGTGATGCTGTAAATAAGTTTAAATTAGAAAAGAAACTGCAATCTGCAGGAATAAGTAAAGAAATGATCCAGAAAATTGAAAATCCAGTGATTTTAAATCAAATAAATAGTAATGAGGATAACATAGCGAAATTGGCCTTAAATACTTCTTACTTTGTGGAAATAATGTATGGATTCATAGTTCCATTTGTTCTTCTCCTTCCATTTTTCCTTGCAAGTAACATAGTAACAGATAGTATTGTAGGGGAAAAAGAGAGAAAAACATTTGAAATGATTCTTATGACTCCTATTTCAAGTTCAATGGTAGTAATTGGAAAAATTTTACCTATTCTTTCATTTTCACTGATTCAGAGCATTGCATGGATTATTTTACTGGATTTGCTTGGGGTTCCAATTTATAACGTGTTTGTTTTAATTTTCATGCTCATTTTCATGGGTTTAGCATTTATTGGGATTGGGATATTGATATCCATGCTTGTTGACAGCACTAAAGAGGCAAATTCAGCTATAACACTTGCTTTAATGTTTGCAACATTTATTTTATTTATGCCTCTCTTTATAAAAATGCCCTATCTTGAAGGAATTTTAAATATTATTCCAACAGTTTTAATGGTTAAATTATCTTCAACTCCAATTATCTCATGGGATATGATGTTATTCTTCATTCCTACGATTTTAGCGTCTACATTAATTTTTGCAATGGCTGTAACCTACTTTAGACATGAAAGAGCTATCAGGCTCTAA
- a CDS encoding ABC transporter permease, with protein sequence MRFSTITKWEFKNTLSSRKFLMIFLMQLSVLVLMIVFLNMFIGNIESENGVTLSPSLTNFASIGVSDTSGLFEKQLNHEVLGITPLGSNESVNQVKSGKATAALIVPENSIGKIDTFQPITLNLFVDYADPKRSVVTEEVNSTVKAISSSISNQWISSLVPSTSTIEPDVREEKKGESLPLQLIKKMMVSILLFLPLFLFGNMIIDSIVGEKERKTGEILIAMPLSHGEIIIGKNLAVVLVIAVQVALWILILLVAGFDLKNPILVYLVIILTSIPIVGITSVIAAYSKNYKEAGIGLSFIYIGIVGFLVIPALAYISSKSAAANISPMTLVMRLFSGDTISMTDLMIPLISILIISAISYWITIKLFERDDIMFGPRPGIVRLALELVGIKNISKMN encoded by the coding sequence ATGAGATTTTCAACTATAACTAAATGGGAGTTTAAAAATACCCTCTCGAGCAGAAAGTTTTTGATGATCTTTTTAATGCAGCTTTCTGTCTTAGTTTTAATGATAGTTTTCTTAAACATGTTTATCGGCAATATAGAATCTGAAAATGGTGTTACATTATCTCCATCTTTGACTAATTTTGCTTCAATAGGTGTTTCAGATACAAGTGGCTTATTTGAAAAACAATTAAACCATGAAGTTCTTGGTATAACTCCACTCGGAAGTAATGAATCGGTAAACCAGGTTAAAAGTGGTAAGGCCACAGCTGCGTTGATTGTTCCTGAAAATTCTATCGGTAAAATAGATACTTTCCAACCTATTACTTTAAATCTGTTTGTTGATTATGCTGATCCGAAGAGGAGTGTGGTGACTGAGGAGGTAAATTCTACAGTTAAAGCTATTTCTTCTTCTATCTCTAATCAATGGATAAGTTCACTGGTTCCTTCCACAAGTACAATTGAACCAGATGTTAGGGAGGAAAAAAAAGGAGAGTCCTTACCATTACAGCTTATTAAAAAAATGATGGTTTCAATTCTGCTTTTTCTTCCCCTTTTCCTTTTTGGAAATATGATCATCGACAGTATTGTAGGTGAAAAAGAGCGAAAAACGGGAGAAATATTGATAGCCATGCCTCTGAGCCATGGAGAAATTATAATTGGAAAAAATTTGGCAGTAGTTTTAGTAATAGCTGTTCAAGTAGCACTATGGATTCTTATACTTTTAGTGGCAGGTTTTGACCTTAAAAATCCTATTTTAGTCTATTTAGTGATTATATTAACTTCTATTCCGATTGTAGGGATAACAAGTGTCATAGCAGCATATTCTAAGAATTATAAAGAGGCAGGGATTGGATTAAGCTTTATTTATATAGGGATTGTTGGATTTCTCGTGATTCCAGCGCTTGCTTATATCTCAAGTAAGTCAGCCGCAGCTAACATCTCTCCAATGACCCTTGTAATGCGTCTGTTTTCAGGGGATACCATCTCTATGACAGATTTAATGATTCCACTCATTTCTATACTTATTATAAGCGCCATATCATATTGGATTACAATAAAACTCTTTGAAAGAGATGATATAATGTTTGGGCCAAGGCCAGGTATAGTAAGGTTGGCCCTTGAATTAGTTGGTATTAAGAATATTTCAAAGATGAATTAA